GACCTGTGCGCCGCCGCGCAGGCGGCGCTGACGGCCCGCGCGCGCGCCCTGATCCGCCTCTACGGCGGCAGTGGGCGCACTGCGGGCTCGCCCGAGGTGAGCCGATGACCAACGCCGCGGCCGGGGCCGACACGGCCCTGCTGGTCGATCTCTATCGCACGATGCTGCTGATCCGGCGCTTCGAGGAGCGGTGCAACTCCCTGTTCCTGCAGGGCCGCATCCCGTCCACGCTACACCTCTACATGGGGCAGGAGGCCATCGCTACGGGAGCCTGCTCGGTGTTGCGGACCGACGACTACGTGACTGGCACGCACCGCCCGCACGGCCACGCCCTGGCGAAGGGGGTCAGCGCGCGCGCCATCATGGCGGAGCTCATGGCGAAGGAGACGGGCTGCTGCCGCGCGCGCGGCGGCTCGATGCACGTGGGCAACATCTCGGTGGGCATGTTTCCCGCCATCGCCATCGTCGGCGCGGGCTGCCCCATCGCGGCCGGAGCGGCGCTCTCCGCGAAGATGCGCGGGACGGACCAGGCCGCCATGAGCTTCTTTGGCGAGGGCGCAGCGAACGAGGGCGACTGGCACGAGGCGCTGAACATGGCGGCCATCTGGCGCCTGCCCGTGGTCTACGTGTGCGAGAACAACCTCTACGGCGCCTCCACCCACTTCAGCAAGGCGTTCGCGGTGGCCCACGTGGCCGACCGCGCGGCGGCCTACGGCATGCCCGGCGCCGTGGTGGACGGCAACGACGTGGAGGCGGTGCGCGCCGCGGCCGCCGAGGCCGTCGAGCGGGCGCGCGCCGGCGGAGGGCCAACGCTCCTTGAGTGTCTCACTTACCGCCTCTGCGGCCACTCGCGCAGCGACGCGTGCGACTACCGCCCGGACGAGGAGGAGGCTGAGTGGCGTGCGCGTGACCCGCTGCTGCTAACCGGCGAGCGGCTCACCGCGCCGCCACACGGGCTCGACGCCGCCGCCCTCAAGGGCGTCGAGGCCGGCGTCGCCGCCGAGATCGACGACGCCGTGGCCTACGCGGAGGCGAGCCCCTCGCCCGACCCGGCGGAGCTCGGCCGCCATGTCTTCTGGGAGGGTGCGTGAGATGCCCGTGATGAGCATCGCCGAGGCGCTGCGCGAGGGCATCCGCGAGGAGATGCGTCGCGACGAGACCGTCTTCTGCCTGGGAGAGGACATCGGCGTGAGCGGCGGCTGGGGCGGCGCGTTCACCGTGACCCTCGGCCTGGCCGACGAGTTCGGGCATGAGCGCATCCGCGACACCCCTATCTCCGAGTCCGGCTTCTGCGGGGTCGCCATCGGCGCCGCGATGACCGGTATGCGCCCGATCGCCGACGTTCAGTACGGCGACTTCCTCTTCTGCATGATGGATCAGCTCGCCAACCAGGCGGCCAAGATGACCTACATGTCGGGCGGCGCCGTCAAAGTGCCGATGGTGATGCGCGCCCCCGTGGGATCTACGCGTCGCGGGGCGCAGCACGCGCAGACCCTCGAGGTCTTCTTCGCGCACGTCCCGGGCCTCAAGGTGGTGGCTCCGAGCACGGCCTACGACGCCAAGGGCCTGCTGAAGGCCGCCGTGCGCGACGACAACCCTGTCCTCATCTTCGAACACAAGCTGCTCTACGGCAGCAAGGGAGCGCGATCGGAGACCGGCGCCGTGAGCGGCGCCTGCGAGGTGCCCGACGGCGACTACGTCGTCCCGTTCGGTACGGGCGCCGTGCGGCGCGAGGGGCGCGACGTCACGATCGTTGGCAAGCTGCTCACCGTCTACCGCGCGCTCGCGGCCGCCGAGGCGCTCGCCGCCGACGGCATCGAGGCCGAGGTCATCGATCCCCGCACGCTGGTCCCACTCGACCGCGAGCTCATCCTCGATTCCGTCCGCAAGACGGGCCGTTTCGTGGTGGTCGACGAGGACAACCGCACACACGGTTGGGCCGCCGAGATCGCGGCCATGGTGGCCGAGGATGCGTTCTGGTGGCTCGATGCGCCGCCAGCCCGCGTCTCCGCGCCCGATGTCCCGCCGCCCTTTGCCCCGGCGCTCGAGGCGCGCTACGTTCCGAGCGTCGATCGCGTCATCGCCGCGGTCCGCGCCCTGTTCTGAGGAGCATCCATGGCCGTCGAGGTCCTCGTGCCGCCGCTCGGCACCAACGTCGACACCGTGACGATCACGGCCTGGCACCGCGCCGATGGCGAGGCGGTCGCGGCCGGCGATCCGCTCTTCTCGGTGGAGACCGACAAGGCGACGCTCGAGGTCGAGTCGCCAGCGAGCGGCACGCTGCGCGCCGTGGGCGCGAAGGTGGGCGACGAGGTGGAGGCGCTCTCGCGCATCGCCTGGATCGCGGCGCCGGGCGAGGCGCTGCCAGGCGACGACGTCTCCGGGCCACGCGAGGAGCCCCGGGCGGACGCGCCGCGGGGGCGCGCGGTGCCGGGGGCAGGCGGTAGGCGAGTTCTCGCCTCGCCGCGCGCGCGCCGCCTGGCTGAGGAGCGTGGCGTTGACTGGCGGGCACTGGCGGGCACCGGCCCCGAGGGCACCGTCGTGGAGCGCGATGTGCCCGCCGCGCTGAAGGCGCCGCCCACGCCGCGGCCCACGCCGCTCGCCCGTCGCGTCGCAGCAGAGACCGGCGTCGCCATGGACGCCGTGCGCGGCACGGGCGCCGGTGGGCGCGTCACCCGCGAGGACGTGGCGCGGGCGGCCCGCGGCGCTGGAGAGGCGGATGGAACGATCGCGATGGCCGGCATCCGCGGGCGCATTGCAGAGCTGATGTTGCGCGGGGCGCGGGAGACGGCCACCGTCACGCTGACCACGGAGGTCGACGCCACCGGCCTGGTGGAGGCGCGGCGCGCGCTGGCGGACGAGGGGCTGCGCGTCAGCTACAATGACCTGCTGCTCGCCATCACCGCCCGTGCGCTCAGCGAGCACCCACGCCTCAACGCCTCGCTCGAAGGCGAGCGAATCCGGACGCGCGAGGCGATCGACATCGCGCTCGCGGTCGACACCGAGCGCGGCCTGCTCGCGCCGGTGTTGCGCGGAGTGGACCGGCTCTCACTCGCCGAGATCGCCGCGGGCAGCGCAGCGCTGATCGAGCGCGCTCGCGGCGGCCAGGCAGGTCCCGACGAGTTGCGCGGAAGCAGCTTCACCCTCACCAACCTCGGCATGTTCGGCATCGACTCCTTCACTCCGATCATCAACCTGCCCGAGTGCGCCATCCTCGGCGTGGGGCGCATCAAGCCGTCGCCTGCCGTGGTGGATGGACGCCTTGCGGTGCGCCAGATGCTCTGGCTCAGCCTCTCGTTTGACCACCGACTCGTCGACGGCGGCCCGGCGGCGCGCTTCCTCCAGCGCATCGCCGCTCTGGTTCAGGCCCCGGCTCGCCTGCTGCACGCCGGCTGAGCTACGCGCCAGGCGGCGCCGCGCGCCGCGCCAGGTGGCGACGCCCCCGGAGCGCCCTTCCTTGACGGCCGCGGGCGGCGGGGCCTATAATGCGCTCGTCGCGCCGCCTGCGAAAGGAGTTCCACCATGCCTCCCGGGCCGCAGACCGTGCTTGCCCGCCTCGTCTACCCGATCGAGCACGTGAAGGAGCCGGTGATCTACCATCTGATCACCGACTTCCACATCGTGCCCAACGTGCACCGCGCGCAGATCGACCCGGACGCCGGCGGCACGCTGGAGCTTGAGCTCACCGGCGATCCGGCGGCGCTGACGCGAGGGGTGGAATGGTTGGAGCGCTGCGGGATCCGCGTGGAACGCCTCGACGAGAGCGCGGATCCGGCGCCGTAGCGGCCCGCCACGGGAGGGGAAGGACCTTGCACCTCAGCCAGGAAGTCGCTCTGTCGGCCACGCTGCGCGCCGCCGATGACCTCGCGCGGGCCGCCCGCGCGGTGCCCCCGGAGCGCCACCGCTGGCAGCCGGGAGGGGTTGCGCGCAATCTCCTCTGGATCCTGGCTCACTGCGCGGCGGAAAACCGCTTCTTCGCCGCGATCTACTCCGGCGCGCCGCTCCCGTACCGCACCCAGGACGAGCGCGAGGCCGCGGTTGGAGCCTGCGACACGCTGGAGCGCGCACAGAGCTTCCTGGGCACGAGCGTGACCGAGTTATGCAACGCGATCGCCGCGCTGCCCGACAACCGTCTGTCCGAGCTCATGGTAATGCCGTGGGGCGAGCGGCTTCCGATGGCGCTGGGGCTGCTGGCGCCGGCCCAGCACATGCAGTACCATCAGGGGCAGGTCAACCTCATTCAGGCGCTCCTGGGCGACGACGAGCACCACTGACTCGCCCGCGCCGCCAGGCCAGGGCGAATCGAGGCGTTGCGAGGCGAACAACATGGACACCAGCGCGGTTGCCGCGAGGTTCGCGGACATGTATGGCGGCGAGCCCGCGTTCGTCGTCCGGGCGCCCGGGCGCGTGAACCTGATCGGCGAGCACACCGACTACAACGACGGCTTCGTCTTTCCGGCCGCCATCGACTTCGACGTCGTCGTGGCGGGATCGCCGCGCCCCGACGGCCAGGTGCGCCTCTACTCCGACACCTTTGGTGAGTCCGCCACGTTCTCGCTGGACGCCATCGCCCGGACCGACGAGACGCCCTGGAGCAACTACCCGCGCGGCGTCGCGCAGGTGCTCGGACAGGAGGGGCACGCGCTCGTCGGCATGAACGCGGTCGTCGCCGGCAACGTCCCGCTCGGGAGCGGCCTTTCATCCTCCGCGGCCATCGAGGTGGCCTCCTGTCTGGCGTACGAGGCGGCAGGCGGCTTCACCATCGAGCCCGTGCAGCGCGCCCTGCTCTGCCAGCGCGCCGAGCGCGAGTTCGTTGGTGTGCAGTGCGGCATCATGGACCAGTTCATCTCGACCCTCGGCCGCGAAGCGCACGCCCTCTTCATCGACACGCGCACGCTGGAATACCGCCCCGTGCCGATCCCACGCGAGGGCGTCTCGCTCCTGATCGCCAACACGAACAAGCCGCGCGGCCTCGTGCAATCCGCCTACAACGAGCGCCGCGCCGAGTGCGAGGAGGCGGTGCGCGCCCTGCGCGAGGTGCTGCCGGAGGTGATGGCTCTGCGCGACGTGAGCGCGGATGACCTTGCCGAGCACTCCGGCCGCCTGAGCGAGGTCGTGCGCAAGCGAGCGCGCCACGTCGTGACCGAGAACGCGCGCGTGCTCGATAGCGTGCGCGCGCTCGAGGCCGGCGACGTGGCGCGCTTCGGCCGGCTGATGAACGAGTCGCACGCATCGCTGCGAGATGACTACCAGGTGAGCTGCCGCGAGCTGGACGTGCTGGTGGAGGCTGCGCAGGCACAGAACGGGGTCTACGGCTCGCGCATGACTGGCGCGGGCTTCGGCGGCTGCACGGTGAGCCTGGCGCGCACGGAGGCGGTGGAGAGCGTGCGCCGGGCCGTAGCGCCCGTCTACCGCGCCGAGACCGGCCTTGAGACCACCTTCTACGTCTGCCGCGCCTCCGAGGGCGCCAGCCGTGTCGCCTGACGCCTACCCGCCAGCGCGCCTCGACCCCGCGACCGGCGCGCTCACGGGCCAGGGCGTCACCGAGAGCACGCGCACCCTGGCCGGGCTGCGGGGATACTTCCGTGAGGAGGCCGTCCGCGCGTCGATGCCCCAGGAGGTCGTCGTCTACCGCGTGCGCGCCTTCGAGCCCATCCCCGAGGGCAGACCCGGCGCCATCTGCTGCGCGACCACCTCCCTGGAGCCCGGCGTGGTCGGCGACGAGTACTTCCTGACGCGCGGACACTTCCATGCCGCCGAGGACCGCCCCGAGCTCGAGGTCGCGGTCCGCGGCCGAGGCGTCCTCGTTCTCATGAAACCGGACGGCTACACGCGCGTGGAGTGGATGGGGCCCGGCTCGCTGCACCACGTGCCGCCGTCGACGGCCCATCTCGTGGTGAACGTGGGCGTCGAGCCGCTCGTGTTCGAGTCGTACTGGCCGAGCGAGACGGGACACGACTACGAGGCGACCGCTTGGCGCGGTTTCGGCCTGCGCGTGCTGCGCGTCGACGGCAGACCGCGGGCGGTGCCGGCGCGCTGATGGCGGAGGCCCCGGGCGGGTGGAGGTGGTCCGTGGCGCTCGTGCTGGCGGTTGCCAGCGTGACGTCGATCTTCGCGCTCTGGCGGGCTCCCGACCGGCGGGCGGCCGCGCTCTGGCTGACCCTCGGCGTAATGGCCCTCGTCCTCGCGGGCGACGAGGTGCTGAACCTGCATCGCGCCCTGCGGCTGCTGCCTCGGCCCATCGCGCTGGCCGGTCCCCCGGACCGGCGCTGGCTCATTGCGGCGCTCGCGGGCGCGGCGGTGGCCGGCGCGATCCTCGTGCCCCTCGCGTGGGCCGCCATGCGAGCGTGCCCGGCGCCCGCGCGCCTCCTGCTCGCGGCGGCGGGGCTGCTCTACCTGGTCGGCCTGACGGCCGGCAAGCTCGCCGGAGGGGCGCCAGGTGTGGTCTCCGCGTTGCCCGGTCTTGGCGGGCTCGGCGGTCCGCGCCGGTCGGCGGCGCTGCGCCTCCTCGGGGGCGCCTCGCTGGCCGCGTCCGGTCTGCTGGCGGCGCGACGCCGCCGTGGAGAAGGGTGAAACGCATGACGACGGGAGAGCCCTACTACCGCGGCGCGGCCGCCCGGTTCTACGACTGCCTCTCGACCGGCCTGGAAGGCGACATCGCGTTCTACGTGGAGCGCGCCCGCGAAGCCGACGGGCCGGTGCTGGAGCTCGGGTGCGGCACCGGCCGCATCCTGGCGCCCATCGCCGAGGCCGGCTGCGCGATCTCCGGCCTGGACCTGTCCGCCGATATGCTGGAGCAGGCGCGCGCCCGGCTGGCGGAGATGCCGCCCGGCGCCGCCGCCCGCGCCACGCTGGAGCGCGGCGACATGCGCGACTTCGACCTGCGACGCCGATTCGCGCTTGCCATCATCCCCTACCGTGCGTTCGCTCACCTGATGACGCCGGGCGACCAGATGGCGGGCCTGGCCCGCATCCGAGCGCACCTGGAGCCCGGCGGGCGCCTCGTGATGAACACGTTCGACCCGAGCCTGCCGGTGATCGCCGCGCACCTCGGCCCCGGCGCGCCAGGCCTCGCGCCGATGGCGGCTTTCCCCCATCCCGACACCGGCAACACCGTTCAGGTGTGGGCCGCGCGGCGCTACGAGCCCGCCGAGCAGGTGGTCCGCGAAACGCGCGTGTTCGAGGAGTTGGACGCCTCCGGCCGGACGGTCGGCCGCCTGCACGCGCGCGTCCGGCTGCGCTACACGTTCCGGTTCGAGATGCAACATCTCCTCGAGCGCTGCGGATTCGCCATCGAGGATCTGCACGGCGACTTCGCCGGTGGGCCGTTCCGCGCCGGCGGCGAGCAGGTGTGGTTCGCGCGCGCCGCCTGATCGGCCCTATCGCCACACATCGAACGTGACGCCCCCCCGGTGCGCGCGCGCCTCCAGCCGGCCCTCGGCAACGCGCGGCGTCTCCTCGCGCTCCAGCGTCGCCGATACCTCGGATACGCGCACGCCGGAGTCGGGCCGCAGGGCCACCTCGACACCGTCCACGGGCAGTTGCACTCGCAGGATGCAGCGGGCTCGCGCGGCGGCGCGCCCCACGGCGATGCGGCCCATCAGGCCGGGCAGGACGCGCCCGCCGCGGCGCACCGACCAGGTCACGCCCACCCCGGCGCGCGTCCCGGACGCCCTGAACAGCAGATCGACCTGACAGCCGGACGCCAGGCCCTTGAGCGGGCCGCACACCCAGGGCTCGCCGGCGGCCGTCCGCGCCACGGGCAGCGGCGTGACCGCCACGTGCGCGTGGAACGGCATCACGTAGACGGAGCCCTCCCATGAGCCGTCGGCCCGCACGCTCTTGAGCAGGCCCGTCCGGTCTGGTCCCGAGCCCACGCAGACCACGGCGCACTCGCGGCCGCCAGCCCGCGCCGTCCGCACCTCGCCGACCCCGCCGGCCACCCCAGGCCGGGGCCGGTCCTCGGCGAACAGCCGCCGCAGCGCAGCGTCCATCGACGCGTTGAAGCCGCGGTCGTGCTCGGCCGGCCAGCTCATGCAGTGCGCGAAGGCGACCCCATGGTCCGCCAGGAAGCGGAGTTGCCCGAAGGCCGCCTCCACGTCCGGAGTGAGCGCCTGGTACTCGCCGATGCTCATCATGCCGAACCCGGCCGCGTGCGCGTCCTGCACCATGTCGTGCGGCGCTCGGTACCACACCCCGTAGCGCGTGAATCCGAAGCCGGTCCCGGCGCTCAGCGCCCAGTCGACCGGCGTGAACCGGGCCGTCACGCTGCTGAACGCGTCGAGGTGGCCGACGGCGTAGGCGTCCGGGATCTGGTGGCAGGTCACGATCTCGGGCGGGAACCCGGCGAGCAGGGCCTCACGGAAGGTCTGCGCCAGCCGCCGGTTCACCACGTAGCGGTTGTAGGCGATCCACTCGCGATAGAGTGGATTGGCGCCGTCGTAGGCGTCCCACGAGCCGCGCTCCCACCGGCGGGGCGCGTCGAAGTAGCGCGTGAAGGAGGAGCCCATCACGCGGTTGAGGCCAGCCAGGTCACGCCCGTAGAGCGCCGTAAGGTAGTGAAAGAAGCCCTCCACCATGCGCGGGTTGTAGTCGCCCATCGTGCCTTCGGCCTCCACGGCGATCTCGTGCTCATGGTTGGGCTCCAGGCAGACGATGCGCTCCGGGTGACGGCGAAAGGGCGTCGCGAGGCCGCGCAGGAACGCCCGCAGCGGCAGCACGTTGAGCCGCTCGATCTCCGGCAGGCCGAAGGCGTAGGTGCCCGAGTAGAAGTCCACCGTGCCGAACTCGCCGTACTCTGCCGGATGGTTGTTGCGCGTGAGCATCACGTAACGCGGTAGGCCGGTCTGCGGGTCAACCGCGTCACGCCACGCCTGGAAGCGTCCCTTGTGCCAGCGGTGGCTGAAGCACGGCTCCCACACGCTCGTCTGCCCGCTCTCGTACGCGGCGATGCTCTGGCCGACCCACTTGCGGAACACGGGACCGGCGAAGGCGGCCTCGGGCGATGCCGGGTCCGCTGCGCCCGGCGAGGCGCCGTCCGTGCGAATGTGGCGGAAGGTCGCGTGCCGCGTGTAGCGCCCGTCGGGCATCTGTTCCCAGCCGGTCCCGTACCAGGCCGCCCAGAAGCGCCTCTCCCGCGCTCCCACCTCCACGGTGCGCGCCTCGCCGGCCGGCGTGAGGCGCGTCACCTCCGACCGTTCGGTGCCCGGCAGCGCGGCGACGAGTTCCCGCCCCACCCCGGCGTACACCGCCGCGCCCGCGGGCAGCGCCGGAAGCGCGGTCAGCCGGGGCGCGCCGGCGGCGGCCGGCAGCCGCACCACGCGGCGCGAGCCCGCCGCGTGGACCACCAACTCGTCGCCGCGCGAGGCCCGGGCGCGCGAGAGCGTGAGCGCACCCGCCAGGCCGGCGGGAAGCCGGACCGTGCGGAGCAGCCGGCCATCCGCGGCGTACAGGAGCACAGTTCGGCCGCCGGCGCCCGAGCGCGAGGCCACAGCGACCTCGTCGCCCGCCCGCGAGGCCACGAGATCGCCGGCCGTGATGGCGTACGGCGGCCCGACCGAGGCCGGCGGCCGAATGCGCATGAGCGGCCCGCCGCGGTCCGTGAAGACGCGGATCTCGCGCACGCCGGCGTCCGCGAGGGGCGCGGCGCAGACGAACGCGGCGCCGCCGGCGCGGCGCCCGGCCGCCACCGCGACGCCGCCGCGCACACCGGGCGCGAAGGCAAGGAACTGCGCCTCCGCGATGCCGTGCCGGCCGAGGACCCGCACCAGGGTGTGGTTCGCCGGGTCCGGCCCTTCTCCGGCCACCATGGGCGGCGGAAGTGGCGCCGCGGGCGGGCCGGCGACGCGCGCCGTGTCGCGAAGCTGCGCGGGCAGGTCGAGTGACCGATCCATCACGGCGACAAGCGTGCGGGCCGGGCCGTCTCGCCGGCTCTCCAGCACGCGCTCGGGCTCCGGCGCGCGCAGGAGGGCATCCAGGCGAAGGAAAGGAACGGCGGGTATTGGCTTGGGCGTGGCGCGCCTCCCCTCGATGACGATTCGGGGCGCGCCCCACGCCGCCCAGTCGTAGGCGCTGTTCGTGAGCGGGTCGGTCAGGAACGCGACGGCCGCGGTCCGGCCGGCCAGCGAGGTCAGGTCGACGCGCTCCTCGCTCCACCGCTGCTCGGCCCAGGCGCGCCGGAACACCCGACAGCCCTCCACCTCGACGATGAAGGCGCAGCCGTCGAACCGCGGGTTGGCGTCTCTCGAGAAGCCGTCGCGGATGCCGACAGCGAAGCGCAGCGCGAGCCGCTCGGCGCCGCGAACCGGGGGCAGCGCGACGCGGCGGTACTCGATGCGAACCAGGGGCGCGCCCGTGGCGGCCGGGTGCTGAGAGATGGCGCCGCGGGTGACCCCGCCGGCGGCGACCGCCGCCGCGGCGGCCCCGGCGGGGTTGACCACGGACGGGCCGGCCAGCGTGTCCGCGAGGTCTCGCACAACCTCCCATCGCGGCTCTTGCGGCGCGGCGGCGCGCGGCGAGGTTCCGGCCGGCGCGGCGGCGATCAGGAGGGAGGCGCTGAGCCACCGGGCAGCACGCATACGGTTACCTCCGGGCGTCGTGCTGCCCGCCTCACCCCAGGCGGTAGACGCGCAGGGCGTTGTCGTGGAATAGCTTGCGGCGGTCGCCGGCCGGCCAGCCCGCCACGATCTCCTTCGCCGCCAGCAGCCACTGCCGAAGAGTCGCCGCCGCCGTGCAGACCGGCCAGTCGCTCGCCCACACGATGCGGTTTCGTCCGAACGCTTCGGCGCAGTGGAGCACGATCGGCGCAAGGTCGGCGGGCTTCCACGCCCCCGGCTTCGCGGTCGCGACGATCCCGCTGACCTTGCAGTCCACGTTGGGGCGCCTCGCGATGGCGTCCATGTCGCGCCGCCACTGGCTCAGGTCCGTGGCCAGCACGCTCGGGTTGCCGCAGTGGTCCAGCACGAGCCGCGTGTCCGGGCAGAGCTCGGCCAGGCGCGCGCAGTCCGGCAGATAGGCGGCGGGGAGGCACACGTCGAAGGAGAGGCCGGCGCGGCCGAGCAGGCGGACGCCGCGCACGAACTCGTCGGAGAGGCAGTGGCCGCGCGGCGTCGACGGGACGTGCAGCACCTGCCGGACGCCCTTGACGCAGCGGACGCCGCGGAAGCGGGCCAAGTAGTCGGCAAAGGCCGGGTCGGCCGGGCGGCCGCCGACCACGGCTGCGACCATCGGGTTGTCGGGCCGCTCGCAGATCCCTACAACGTACTCGGCCTCGGCCACGTGCTGAGCGGGGTCGACGTCGACCTCCATGTACACCGTCTTCTGGATGGAGAGCCCCCCTGCCTCGCGCAGGTACTCCTCCATCAGGTGGCTACGCGCGAGAGGGCCGCCCCCGGCGAGCCACGGCGGGCGCAGCCTCTCCAGGTCCCAGAGGTGCTGGTGCGTGTCGATCACGGGCTCCACGATCGGCCTCCTCTCGGCGTCGGCGGCCAGGGCGGCCAGCAGCGCCGCGCCTCCCAGCAGCAGGTCGCGGCGTGCGAGGGGGGCGCGCGCCGGGCGCGCGCTCATCGCCGCTTCCTCCGGATGCGGGGCGCCCGGCCGCCGGCGAACGCGCTCGTGGCGAGCAGCAGCCAGCCGAGCAGGAAAGCGACGCCCCCGACCGGTGTGACGACGCCAAGCGCTCGCGCGCCGCCGAGCGCCAGCGGATAGAGGCTGCCGCTGAAGAGCAGGACGCCGACGAGCATGACCCACGCCGCCGCGGCCGCGCGCCCGGGCCGGGGCAGCCGGTCGAGCGCGGCGCCGATGGCCAGCATCGCCAGCGCGTGGGCCATCTGGTACTCCGTTCCGGTGCGGTAGACCTCCAGCATGTCGGCGGCGATCCGCCCGCGCAGGGCGTGCGCGCCGAAGGCCCCCAGGCCCACCGCCAGGAAACCGGTCACGGCCCCCGCCACCACCACCGCCCTCGTCGCACTCATTACCGACACCGCCGTCCCCCTCTGGCAACGCGCCACCCCACGCGCATCGCCCATCCATTCGCCGCGCAGGGGCGCCTCCCCTCTCGCCCCGACCGTGGCCGCGCTGGCCCTGGCGCTGGTAGGTGGGTGCGGGAATGTGGGTTCGAAGCCCGAGTCTGGCGCTAATCATGCAGACCTCGTACCACGAGGCCCTACGGTAGGGCCCGCTGACTGCGGCGCGATGGGGCGCCCGGAGAGGTCGTCGGCGCGCTCCTCGCTGCCTGCAAAGGACGGCGCGGCATGTTCGGTCGACGGGGCGTTGTGCCCGTCTCTCTCTTGTGCCTGTGCGCGTGTCTGGCCCGGCCGGCCGCCGCCCAGGGCAACCACTGGGCGGTTAGCTACTTCACCACCGGCAGCATCAAGTGGCACACCGTGACCACCGGCGGCATCCCCGCCTGCGGTACGCGCCCCCTGCTCCACCACGCCGGGATCGGCGGAAACGGCTGCCGGTGCGCCGATGCCACGCTGACGGCGAACGTGACCGTGACGGCACCATGCGCGGCGGTACCGTGCGCGATACCACCGTCACCTACAACGCAGGCGAGTTCGGCAACTGGAGCGCCGCTTCGGGCTTCCACTGGTATGAGTCGCTGCACGGGAGCTGGATGGCCGGCTTCTTCGAGCCGACTCCGGTGCCCGAGTTGGCCATCCACTACGACCTGACCGAAGGGGGCACCACGGACCACCAGCCGGCACCGCCGCCTGCTACGGAACGTCTGGCTACGTCGGTCTGGGAACGTGGGAGGCCGACGCCCCCGATCACCCATGGAATCCGCTCATCGATTACGCCGACATCCTCCGCCACTCGGCGACGCTGCCAGACCACTGAGGGGCCCGCCTTGCCGGGCGCGGGGCGCCGCTCGCTCGTCCCGTGCTCGGCGACGCTGCGCCTGGTTCGCGGCTCTGGCTCTCATTGCTGTTAGGGGCCAC
This is a stretch of genomic DNA from Chthonomonadales bacterium. It encodes these proteins:
- the galK gene encoding galactokinase; protein product: MDTSAVAARFADMYGGEPAFVVRAPGRVNLIGEHTDYNDGFVFPAAIDFDVVVAGSPRPDGQVRLYSDTFGESATFSLDAIARTDETPWSNYPRGVAQVLGQEGHALVGMNAVVAGNVPLGSGLSSSAAIEVASCLAYEAAGGFTIEPVQRALLCQRAEREFVGVQCGIMDQFISTLGREAHALFIDTRTLEYRPVPIPREGVSLLIANTNKPRGLVQSAYNERRAECEEAVRALREVLPEVMALRDVSADDLAEHSGRLSEVVRKRARHVVTENARVLDSVRALEAGDVARFGRLMNESHASLRDDYQVSCRELDVLVEAAQAQNGVYGSRMTGAGFGGCTVSLARTEAVESVRRAVAPVYRAETGLETTFYVCRASEGASRVA
- a CDS encoding thiamine pyrophosphate-dependent dehydrogenase E1 component subunit alpha, giving the protein MTNAAAGADTALLVDLYRTMLLIRRFEERCNSLFLQGRIPSTLHLYMGQEAIATGACSVLRTDDYVTGTHRPHGHALAKGVSARAIMAELMAKETGCCRARGGSMHVGNISVGMFPAIAIVGAGCPIAAGAALSAKMRGTDQAAMSFFGEGAANEGDWHEALNMAAIWRLPVVYVCENNLYGASTHFSKAFAVAHVADRAAAYGMPGAVVDGNDVEAVRAAAAEAVERARAGGGPTLLECLTYRLCGHSRSDACDYRPDEEEAEWRARDPLLLTGERLTAPPHGLDAAALKGVEAGVAAEIDDAVAYAEASPSPDPAELGRHVFWEGA
- a CDS encoding amidohydrolase family protein gives rise to the protein MSARPARAPLARRDLLLGGAALLAALAADAERRPIVEPVIDTHQHLWDLERLRPPWLAGGGPLARSHLMEEYLREAGGLSIQKTVYMEVDVDPAQHVAEAEYVVGICERPDNPMVAAVVGGRPADPAFADYLARFRGVRCVKGVRQVLHVPSTPRGHCLSDEFVRGVRLLGRAGLSFDVCLPAAYLPDCARLAELCPDTRLVLDHCGNPSVLATDLSQWRRDMDAIARRPNVDCKVSGIVATAKPGAWKPADLAPIVLHCAEAFGRNRIVWASDWPVCTAAATLRQWLLAAKEIVAGWPAGDRRKLFHDNALRVYRLG
- a CDS encoding NIL domain-containing protein, producing MPPGPQTVLARLVYPIEHVKEPVIYHLITDFHIVPNVHRAQIDPDAGGTLELELTGDPAALTRGVEWLERCGIRVERLDESADPAP
- a CDS encoding class I SAM-dependent methyltransferase, with the translated sequence MTTGEPYYRGAAARFYDCLSTGLEGDIAFYVERAREADGPVLELGCGTGRILAPIAEAGCAISGLDLSADMLEQARARLAEMPPGAAARATLERGDMRDFDLRRRFALAIIPYRAFAHLMTPGDQMAGLARIRAHLEPGGRLVMNTFDPSLPVIAAHLGPGAPGLAPMAAFPHPDTGNTVQVWAARRYEPAEQVVRETRVFEELDASGRTVGRLHARVRLRYTFRFEMQHLLERCGFAIEDLHGDFAGGPFRAGGEQVWFARAA
- a CDS encoding alpha-ketoacid dehydrogenase subunit beta — translated: MPVMSIAEALREGIREEMRRDETVFCLGEDIGVSGGWGGAFTVTLGLADEFGHERIRDTPISESGFCGVAIGAAMTGMRPIADVQYGDFLFCMMDQLANQAAKMTYMSGGAVKVPMVMRAPVGSTRRGAQHAQTLEVFFAHVPGLKVVAPSTAYDAKGLLKAAVRDDNPVLIFEHKLLYGSKGARSETGAVSGACEVPDGDYVVPFGTGAVRREGRDVTIVGKLLTVYRALAAAEALAADGIEAEVIDPRTLVPLDRELILDSVRKTGRFVVVDEDNRTHGWAAEIAAMVAEDAFWWLDAPPARVSAPDVPPPFAPALEARYVPSVDRVIAAVRALF
- a CDS encoding 2-oxo acid dehydrogenase subunit E2, which codes for MAVEVLVPPLGTNVDTVTITAWHRADGEAVAAGDPLFSVETDKATLEVESPASGTLRAVGAKVGDEVEALSRIAWIAAPGEALPGDDVSGPREEPRADAPRGRAVPGAGGRRVLASPRARRLAEERGVDWRALAGTGPEGTVVERDVPAALKAPPTPRPTPLARRVAAETGVAMDAVRGTGAGGRVTREDVARAARGAGEADGTIAMAGIRGRIAELMLRGARETATVTLTTEVDATGLVEARRALADEGLRVSYNDLLLAITARALSEHPRLNASLEGERIRTREAIDIALAVDTERGLLAPVLRGVDRLSLAEIAAGSAALIERARGGQAGPDELRGSSFTLTNLGMFGIDSFTPIINLPECAILGVGRIKPSPAVVDGRLAVRQMLWLSLSFDHRLVDGGPAARFLQRIAALVQAPARLLHAG
- a CDS encoding glucose-6-phosphate isomerase, with translation MSPDAYPPARLDPATGALTGQGVTESTRTLAGLRGYFREEAVRASMPQEVVVYRVRAFEPIPEGRPGAICCATTSLEPGVVGDEYFLTRGHFHAAEDRPELEVAVRGRGVLVLMKPDGYTRVEWMGPGSLHHVPPSTAHLVVNVGVEPLVFESYWPSETGHDYEATAWRGFGLRVLRVDGRPRAVPAR
- a CDS encoding DinB family protein: MHLSQEVALSATLRAADDLARAARAVPPERHRWQPGGVARNLLWILAHCAAENRFFAAIYSGAPLPYRTQDEREAAVGACDTLERAQSFLGTSVTELCNAIAALPDNRLSELMVMPWGERLPMALGLLAPAQHMQYHQGQVNLIQALLGDDEHH